One genomic window of Acidovorax radicis includes the following:
- a CDS encoding porin, which yields MTQPSKSNTALMACAALLAGAAPLAQAQSSVTLFTLIDANVSHYSAGSRSGAGSVTSMNDGTTNGLNGSRWGLRTTEDLGGGLKAGVLLESGFNVDNGAAAQGGRAFGRQAFVSLSSATVGEIRLGRQYILEDSVMGLSNPFTNALTLNPGTGVTNAGKALPMWLNAPRADNVLQVQTINYGGFQAAAQVAPGENTADRFYGVKLSYSQGALNTAMSYEWNRARDSGDNVNKSLTVAANYQFGPVKVLGGVQRNRDLTTTSVNGAFTGNSLTVTGDSTFTMDRSDGTTIGVEVPVTQWVLLGANYTRVKYANAAGQSSTLGKVAFGARYALSKNTFLYASVSQATGDLKDFISQKSVTQVGLRTAF from the coding sequence ATGACCCAACCATCGAAATCCAACACCGCCCTGATGGCTTGCGCCGCCCTCCTGGCTGGCGCCGCACCGTTGGCACAGGCCCAGTCGAGCGTGACACTTTTCACGCTGATTGATGCCAATGTCAGCCACTACAGCGCTGGCTCGCGTTCGGGCGCAGGCAGCGTGACCTCCATGAACGATGGCACCACCAACGGCCTCAATGGGTCGCGCTGGGGCCTGCGCACCACAGAAGACCTGGGCGGTGGCCTGAAGGCGGGCGTGCTGCTGGAAAGTGGCTTCAACGTGGACAACGGCGCTGCGGCCCAGGGCGGCCGCGCGTTTGGGCGGCAGGCGTTTGTGTCGCTGTCTTCCGCCACCGTGGGTGAAATACGTCTGGGCCGTCAGTACATCCTGGAAGACTCGGTGATGGGCCTGAGCAACCCCTTCACCAACGCCCTGACGCTGAACCCAGGCACGGGCGTTACCAATGCAGGCAAGGCGCTGCCCATGTGGCTCAACGCCCCACGTGCCGACAATGTGCTGCAGGTGCAGACCATCAACTACGGCGGCTTTCAGGCCGCAGCGCAAGTCGCCCCTGGCGAGAACACGGCAGACCGCTTTTATGGCGTCAAGCTGAGCTACAGCCAGGGCGCGCTCAACACCGCGATGTCGTACGAGTGGAACCGCGCGCGCGACTCAGGTGACAACGTGAACAAATCCCTCACGGTGGCGGCCAACTACCAGTTCGGCCCTGTCAAGGTCCTCGGTGGCGTGCAGCGCAACCGCGATCTGACCACCACCTCGGTCAATGGGGCCTTCACTGGCAACAGCCTCACGGTGACCGGCGACAGCACATTCACCATGGACCGCAGTGATGGCACCACCATCGGTGTCGAAGTGCCCGTCACGCAGTGGGTGCTGTTGGGAGCCAACTACACTCGCGTGAAATATGCCAACGCCGCTGGCCAGAGCAGCACCCTGGGCAAGGTGGCATTCGGCGCACGGTATGCCCTGTCCAAGAACACGTTCCTTTACGCCTCGGTGTCGCAAGCCACGGGTGACCTGAAAGACTTCATCAGCCAGAAGAGCGTGACGCAGGTGGGTCTGCGCACTGCCTTTTAA
- a CDS encoding enolase C-terminal domain-like protein produces the protein MMTMSTPRITSVRVVPVAGRDSMLLNLSGAHAPYFTRNLLILTDSAGRTGVAEVPGGEPIRQTLEDARPLIDNARVGDWQRVLNEVRTTFAGRDAGGRGLQTFDLRTTIHAVTAVETALLDLLGQHLEVPVCALLGEGQQRSAVPMLGYLFFVGDRHKTDLPYDAAPEADDAWLRLRHEAAMTPEAVVALAEAAQARYGFQDFKLKGGVLPGEAEVEAIRALKARFPQARVTLDPNGGWLLKDAVRLLRDLHGTLAYAEDPCGAEDGFSGREVMAEFRRATGLPTATNMVATDWRQMVHSLSLQAVDIPLADPHFWTMQGAVRVAQTCRDFGLTWGSHSNNHFDVSLAMFTHAAAAAPGRVTAIDTHWIWQDGQGLTQHPLQIVNGEVAVPTAPGLGVTLDMDAVEAAHQLYLQHGLGARDDAMAMQYLLPGWAFDPKRPALVR, from the coding sequence ATGATGACGATGAGCACACCACGCATCACCAGCGTTCGCGTGGTCCCGGTGGCGGGCCGCGACAGCATGCTGCTGAACCTTTCGGGTGCACATGCGCCCTATTTCACGCGCAATCTGCTGATCCTCACCGACAGCGCGGGGCGCACGGGGGTGGCCGAAGTCCCCGGGGGGGAGCCCATCCGGCAAACGCTGGAAGACGCACGCCCCCTCATCGACAACGCCCGCGTGGGCGACTGGCAACGTGTGCTCAATGAAGTTCGCACCACCTTTGCGGGGCGCGATGCCGGCGGGCGCGGCCTGCAGACCTTTGACCTGCGCACCACCATCCATGCCGTAACGGCGGTGGAAACCGCCCTGCTTGACCTGCTCGGTCAACACCTGGAGGTTCCCGTCTGCGCGCTGCTCGGCGAAGGCCAGCAACGCAGCGCCGTGCCCATGCTCGGGTACCTCTTTTTTGTGGGAGACCGCCACAAAACCGACCTGCCCTACGACGCCGCCCCCGAGGCCGACGACGCGTGGCTGCGCCTGCGCCACGAGGCAGCCATGACCCCCGAGGCGGTGGTGGCCTTGGCTGAAGCGGCCCAGGCCCGCTACGGGTTTCAGGACTTCAAGCTCAAGGGCGGGGTGTTGCCGGGCGAAGCCGAGGTGGAAGCGATCCGCGCCCTCAAGGCCCGCTTCCCGCAGGCGCGCGTCACGCTCGACCCCAATGGCGGCTGGCTGCTCAAAGACGCCGTGCGGCTGCTGCGTGACCTGCATGGCACGCTGGCCTATGCCGAAGACCCGTGTGGTGCAGAGGACGGCTTTTCGGGCCGCGAAGTGATGGCCGAGTTCCGCCGCGCCACGGGCTTGCCCACCGCGACGAACATGGTCGCCACCGACTGGCGGCAGATGGTGCATTCGCTGTCGCTGCAGGCGGTGGACATTCCGCTGGCCGACCCGCATTTCTGGACCATGCAGGGTGCCGTGCGCGTGGCACAGACCTGCCGCGACTTTGGACTGACCTGGGGTTCGCACTCCAACAACCACTTTGATGTGTCGCTGGCCATGTTCACCCATGCAGCAGCGGCAGCCCCCGGTCGTGTCACGGCCATCGACACCCACTGGATCTGGCAGGACGGCCAGGGCCTGACGCAGCACCCCCTGCAGATCGTCAACGGCGAGGTGGCCGTGCCGACCGCGCCGGGCCTGGGCGTGACGCTCGACATGGATGCCGTGGAGGCCGCCCACCAGCTGTATCTGCAGCATGGCCTGGGCGCACGCGACGACGCAATGGCCATGCAGTACCTGTTGCCAGGCTGGGCCTTTGACCCCAAACGCCCTGCGCTCGTGCGCTGA
- the kdgD gene encoding 5-dehydro-4-deoxyglucarate dehydratase, producing the protein MTPQELKSVLKAGLLSFPLTDFDNNLRFAPKPYAARLEWLQPYGASALFAAGGTGEFFSLAPQEFSEVVKVAVDTCRGRTPIIAGAGGGTTLAIEYAQEAERLGAQGILLLPHYLTEASQDGLVAHVKAVCQSVKIGVVVYNRGACRLTPASLITLAASCPNLIGFKDGIGDIEAFVAIRQTLGDRFAYLGGLPTAEVFAGAYKAMGCPVYSSAVFNFVPKTAMAFYNAHAAGDTATCDRLIRDFFLPYIALRNQGQGYAVAIVKAGATLSGHSAGPVRPPLSDLKPSEVEQLRALMAPLGPQ; encoded by the coding sequence ATGACCCCTCAAGAACTCAAAAGCGTGCTGAAGGCCGGCTTGTTGTCGTTCCCGCTGACCGACTTCGACAACAACCTGCGCTTTGCCCCCAAACCTTACGCCGCTCGGCTGGAATGGCTACAGCCTTATGGCGCATCGGCCCTGTTTGCAGCCGGAGGCACGGGCGAGTTCTTTTCGTTGGCTCCGCAAGAGTTCAGCGAAGTCGTGAAGGTGGCAGTGGACACCTGCCGGGGCCGCACGCCCATCATTGCAGGCGCTGGCGGCGGCACCACGCTGGCCATTGAATACGCCCAGGAAGCAGAGCGCCTGGGTGCACAAGGCATCTTGCTGCTGCCGCACTACCTGACCGAAGCCAGCCAGGACGGCCTGGTGGCGCACGTCAAGGCCGTTTGCCAGAGCGTGAAGATCGGCGTCGTGGTTTACAACCGGGGCGCCTGCCGCCTGACCCCGGCCAGCCTCATCACGCTGGCGGCGTCATGCCCCAACCTCATCGGGTTCAAGGACGGCATTGGCGACATCGAAGCGTTTGTGGCGATCCGCCAGACCTTGGGCGATCGTTTTGCCTATCTGGGCGGCCTGCCCACCGCCGAGGTGTTTGCAGGCGCCTACAAGGCCATGGGATGCCCGGTGTATTCGTCGGCTGTTTTCAACTTTGTTCCGAAGACGGCCATGGCGTTTTACAACGCCCATGCCGCTGGCGACACCGCCACCTGCGACCGCCTGATCCGCGACTTCTTTCTGCCGTATATCGCGCTGCGCAACCAGGGCCAGGGGTATGCCGTGGCCATCGTGAAAGCGGGCGCCACGCTGTCGGGCCACAGCGCAGGGCCGGTGCGCCCACCGCTGTCTGACCTCAAGCCTTCCGAAGTCGAACAACTGCGCGCCCTGATGGCGCCGCTGGGGCCGCAATGA
- a CDS encoding FadR/GntR family transcriptional regulator, with amino-acid sequence MSTDIAPRRKPRTLALELVDSLGDRIREGRLQLGDKLPTEAAIMREFNVSRTVVREAISKLQASGLVETRHGIGTFVLGLGQAPGFKITPDQFSTLRDVIAVLELRIGMETEAAALAAQRRTAANITAMREALNNIAAAVDAGRDAVAADFQFHLEIARATQNSHFAELMGTLGSMIIPRARLDATSTVAEPGDDRRQYLRRVNGEHESIYDAIVGQDPDGARAAMRTHLANSRERRRRAQTEAP; translated from the coding sequence ATGAGCACTGACATAGCGCCGCGTCGCAAGCCCCGGACACTGGCCCTGGAACTGGTGGACTCGCTGGGCGACCGTATTCGTGAGGGCCGCCTGCAGCTGGGCGATAAGCTCCCCACCGAGGCCGCGATCATGAGAGAGTTCAACGTCAGCCGGACGGTGGTGCGCGAGGCCATCTCCAAGCTGCAGGCCTCGGGGCTGGTGGAAACCCGCCACGGTATCGGCACCTTCGTGCTGGGCCTGGGCCAGGCGCCGGGGTTCAAGATCACACCCGACCAGTTCAGCACGCTGCGCGACGTGATCGCCGTGCTGGAACTGCGCATCGGCATGGAGACCGAAGCCGCAGCGCTGGCCGCACAGCGCCGCACGGCCGCCAACATCACGGCCATGCGCGAAGCCCTGAACAACATCGCTGCAGCCGTGGATGCCGGACGCGACGCGGTGGCCGCCGACTTCCAGTTTCACCTTGAGATCGCACGCGCCACACAAAACAGCCACTTCGCCGAGCTGATGGGCACCCTGGGCAGCATGATCATCCCGCGCGCCCGACTGGATGCAACATCCACAGTGGCCGAGCCGGGCGACGACCGCCGACAGTACCTGCGCCGCGTCAATGGCGAGCATGAAAGCATCTACGACGCCATCGTGGGTCAGGACCCGGATGGCGCACGCGCGGCCATGCGCACCCACCTGGCCAACAGCCGTGAGCGCCGCCGCCGCGCCCAGACCGAAGCGCCATAA
- a CDS encoding NAD-dependent epimerase/dehydratase family protein, producing the protein MPCHPTPIRFERLLLTGAAGGLGRELRTRLKAYCTTLRITDIEDLGAQAPGEELRPARLEDAPAMLELLQGVDAVVHLGGVSTEQAWNPILQANIIGAYNLYEAARKQGVKRVVFASSNHVTGFYRQDEVVGINDPARPDGLYGLSKAFGEDLSRFYFDRHGIETVCLRIGSSFPEPRNRRMLATWMSYDDLERLVVASLTAPVVGHSIIYGMGDNTTTWWDNTLARHIGYRPQDSSERFRAQVEAADPHPDLTDPAVIYQGGPFVRTGPFE; encoded by the coding sequence ATGCCCTGCCACCCGACTCCGATCCGATTTGAGCGCTTGTTGTTGACCGGGGCTGCCGGGGGTTTGGGGCGTGAGTTGCGTACCCGGCTGAAGGCGTATTGCACCACGCTGCGTATTACGGACATCGAAGATCTCGGGGCCCAGGCGCCGGGTGAGGAGTTGCGCCCCGCCCGGCTTGAGGACGCGCCCGCCATGCTGGAGCTACTGCAAGGTGTGGACGCCGTGGTTCACCTGGGCGGTGTATCGACAGAGCAAGCGTGGAACCCCATCCTGCAGGCCAACATCATTGGCGCGTACAACCTGTATGAGGCGGCCCGCAAACAGGGCGTGAAGCGGGTGGTGTTTGCCAGCTCCAACCATGTGACCGGCTTTTACCGGCAGGACGAGGTGGTGGGCATCAATGACCCGGCCCGTCCCGACGGGTTGTACGGTTTGTCCAAGGCGTTTGGCGAAGATCTTTCACGGTTCTATTTTGACCGCCATGGCATCGAGACGGTATGCCTGCGCATCGGTTCTTCGTTCCCCGAGCCGCGCAATCGCCGCATGCTGGCCACATGGATGAGCTACGACGACCTGGAGCGCCTCGTGGTCGCCAGCCTGACCGCACCCGTGGTGGGCCACAGCATCATCTACGGCATGGGTGACAACACCACCACCTGGTGGGATAACACCTTGGCCCGCCATATTGGCTACCGCCCACAAGACAGCTCCGAACGCTTTCGCGCCCAGGTCGAGGCGGCTGATCCGCATCCGGACCTGACCGATCCTGCTGTGATCTATCAAGGAGGACCGTTTGTGCGCACGGGGCCCTTTGAGTGA